The genomic DNA CATCGCCACGGCCCGGCGCCCCGCCTCCAGGCCGCCCGCGCGCAGGGCCGTCTCCACGGCGGCGACGTGCTGGTGCAGGCTGCGCTGCGCCGGCAGGCTGGCGCAGATCAGGCCGAGGAGGAGCAGGGCGGGGAGGGGGCCGGCGAGCCCCGCCAGCGCCGCGACGGCGAGGGCGGCCGAGCCGACCGCGGCGAGGAGCAGCGCCAGCGCGAGGCAGCCGGCGGCCCGCCGCCGGCGCGCCGAGCCGCGGTTGAGACCGCGCTCCAGGGCGGCGATCAGCCGGCCGATCCAGGTGACAGGGTGACCGGCCGCCCTGTAGAGCGCGTCGGGATAGCCGGCCGCCGCCTCGATCCCGAGGGCGACGGCGAGGACGGCGAGCGTGTCGGCAAACGTACCGGGCAGATGGACCATTCGGTGTGGAGCGTTCCCGCGCGTGAGGTCGCCCCGATCGCGCATGGCGGCGATCTCGGCGGACTCCGACAAGCCTTTCCCGACGCGCCGGAGCCCTGGCTCGACCTCTCGACGGGGATCAACCCGGTCCCCTATCGCGTGCCCGCACTGGAGGCCAGCGCCTGGACGCGCCTGCCCGAGGCCGCCGAGGTCCGCGCCCTCCGGGAGGCCGCCGCCGCGGCCTACGGCGCGCCGGATGCCGACCACGTCGTGCCCGCGCCCGGCACCCAGATCCTGATCGAGACCCTGCCCCGGCTCCTGGCCCCGACCGAGGTCGCGGTGGTCGGGCCGACCTACGCCGAGCACGCCGCCGCCTGGGCGCGGGCCGGGCACGCGGTGGCGGAGGTCGCGGGCGTCGACGCCCTCGGGCAGGCCCGGGCGGCGGTGCTCGTCGATCCCAACAACCCGGACGGGCGGACCCACCCGCTGGCCGAGCGCCGGGCGCTCGCCGCGGCGCTCAACCGGCGCGGCGGCCTGCTCGTCGCCGACGAGGCCTTCGCCGACCTGGAGCCGGTGGAGAGCCTGTGCCCTCACGTCGCCGCACCGGACTCGGCGCCGGGCCTCGTGGTGCTGCGCTCCTTCGGCAAGACCTACGGGCTCGCCGGCCTGCGCCTCGGCTTCGCGGTCGCCGAGCCCGGCACGGCGGCCCGGATCGCCGAGGCCCTCGGACCCTGGGCGGTGTCGGGCCCCGCCCTGGCGATCGGGCGCGCGGCCCTGTCGGACGCGGGCTGGCGCGCCGAGGCCGCCCGGGCCCGGGCCGCGGACGCGGGCCGCCTCGACCGGATGATCGCCCGGGCCGGCGGCCGCGTCGTCGGCGGCACGTGCCTGTTCCGGACCGCCGATTTCCCCGACGGGCCGGACCTCTACCGGCGGCTGGCGGCGTCCGGGATCGCGGTGCGGCGCTTCGCCGGGCGCCCGGAGCGCCTGCGCTTCGGCCTGCCGCCCGACAGGGCGGGCTGGTGCCGGCTGTCGCGGGTGCTCAGGTAGGCCGCGCCCCCGGCGGGTGCGGGTCGCGGGCCGCCACGATCACGGCCAGCGCCGAGAAGGCGAGGCCGACCGCGCAGACGCCCGGCCAGCCGACGAGCAGGAAGGCCTGCGAGCCGGCGTAGGCGCCGAGCGCCCCGAACACGAACAGGGTCGTGAACAGCACGGTGTTGATGCGGCCCCGCGCCCCCGGGACCAGCGCGTAGGCCCGCGTCTGGTTGGCGATGAGCGCGCCGTTCATGCCGATGTCGATGAGCAGCACGCCGAGCGCCACCGCGGCGAGCGACCAGGTGCCCCCCGCCCAGAGCACCGCGAAGGAGAGGGCGACCAGCAGGCTGCCGCCGAGGACGACGGGCTTCGCCCCCCGCCGGTCGGTGAAGCGGCCCGAGATCGGCGCCACGAAGGCCCCGCAGACGCCGATCACCCCGAACAGCCCGGCCCCGGCGGCGGTGAGGCCGAAGGGCGGCCCCTCGACCAGCAGGGCCAGGGTCGCCCAGAAGGCGTTGAAGCCCGCGAACAGCAGCGCCTGCGACAGGCTCGCCGTGCGCAGGACCGGCTGGCTGCGGGCGAGGTGGAGGATCGACAGCATCAGGGCGCGGTAGCGCAGCGGGTGCGTCTGCACCGTGTGGGGCAGGGTGGCCCGCGCGATGCCCGCCATGGCGAGCGCCAGCACGGACGCGACCAGGAAGACCGGCCGCCAGCCGAGATGCGCCCCCAGGAAGCCGCTCGCCGTGCGGGCGAGCAGGATGCCGGTGAGGAGCCCGGTCATGACCTGACCGACGATCCGCCCGCGGCTCGCGTCCGGGGCGAGTTCGGCCGCGAACGGGACCGCCTGCTGGGCCGCGCAGGACAGGACCCCGACCACCAGATGGGCGAGCGCGAGGCAGGCGAGGTTCGGGGCGAGGCCCACGGCGAGCAGCGCCAGGGCGAGGCCGAGGCACTGTCCCACGATCAGGGCGCGGCGCGGCAGGGCGTCGCCGAGCGGCACGAGCCCGACGATGCCGAGCCCGTAGCCGACCAGGGCCGTGGTCGGCACCCACAGGGCGGCGCGGTCGCCGAACTCGGCCACGATCAGGCCGAGCAGCGGCTGGTTGTAGTAGATGTTGGCCACGGCCCCGCCGGCGATCAGCGTCAGGCCGAGCCGGGCCTTCGCGTCGAGGGGCGTGGTCACGGCTGGGTCGGGGGCAGGCAGGCACGCCGCCGCGGAAGGGCCATGGTCGGGTCCGTGTGGGGAGGGTGATCGGAGCCGCGAGCGATACGGGCGGAGCGCGCCGCCGGGCAAGCTGCGGCGATGCATCCCTGCCGGCACACCCCGGGGCCCTTCACCGGGGCCGACGGCGCACCATATGCATCAGACGCAGCCGGCGCTGCCCGCATGCCGGCGGGCGCCGCGGACCGGTGCGCCGGGCGACGAGCCTCGCGAGGTTTACGGACCGGACTACGAACGAGAGGGCGGTTTCGTTCCGCGAGAACGGCGCCGGGGCCGCCGCAGCAGGGAGTACGGGATGCCGAACTACCGCGTCGACTTCGCCAAGGAGATCCTCGGGGTGCCGTTCACGATCGGCTCGGTCGCGATCGCGCGGGCCCGCGATCCCGAGCGCGCCCGCCGCGCCGCGGAGCTGCGATTCGCCCGCCAGCACGGCGTCGGCGACTGGCGCGAGCGGGCGGACCTCGCCACGGTGGCCGAGCGGCTCTGACGGCGCGACCTTGACGGCGCGACCTGACGACCGACCGCCCGGCTCCGTCGTGCGCCCCCCCGTCACACGATCTTCGTGCCGCTCCCGCACCCTGGGAGCTCCGCGTCGGCGACCGGTCAAGCTCTGGTCGCGGCGGCCGCGGCGCCGTAGAATGGCGGGCGGATCGGGACGCCCGGCGGCGTCCGGATCCGCTTCCGCCCGCGCCCGATCGACGAGCCGGCGTCGCGGGGCCGGCCACGTCTCGAATCCGGGTCGACAGGGGTCAGTGCGAAGGTCATGGCGGCGATCTCCTTCTTCGGCGACCTGCTTCAGACCATCAGCGAGCGCGGCCGCGACCTGATCGGGATCGGCCGCGGCGACATGGGATCCCGGGCCAGCGCCGGCGACCTCGTGAAGCTGTGCGAGGACCTGATCTCCCGGCGCGGCGAGGCCTCCGGGGTGGCGCTGGCCCGCCTGATCCTCGACCGCTACGCGAGCTTCGGCCAGGCCGAGCGCCACGCCTTCCTGCGGGCCATCGCCCTCGACTTCGACGCAGACCACGCCGCCGTCGACGAGGCGATCGCCGCCTACCGCGCCGCCCCCTCCCGCGCCCGCCTCGGCAGCCTGCACGAGGCCGCCGAGCCGCGCAGCCAGGAGCTGATCCGCCGCCTCAACCTCGCCCGCGGCGGCACGCTCAGCCTCGTGCGGATGCGCGAGGACCTGTTCGACCTGCGCCGGGCGCTGCGCGCCGGCGACGAGGCCGACCCGGCCCTGATGGACGCCGTCGACAGCCTCGACTGCGACTTCGAGCACCTGTTCGCCTCGTGGTTCAACCGCGGCTTCCTGGTGCTGCGCCACATCGACTGGACGACGCCGGCGCACATCCTGGAGAAGATCATCCGCTACGAGGCGGTGCACGCCATCTCCGGCTGGGACGACCTGCGCGCCCGCATCGAGCCGCCGGACCGGCGCTGCTTCGCGTTCTTCCACCCGGCGCTCGCCGACGAGCCGCTGATCTTCGTGGAGGTGGCGCTCACCGACCAGATCGCCCCGGCGATCGCCCCGATCCTGTCGCAGGAGCGCAAGCCGCTGCAGCCGCACGCCGCCACCACGGCGGTGTTCTACTCGATCTCGAACTGCCAGAAGGGCCTCGCCGGCGTCACCTTCGGCAACTTCCTGATCAAGCAGGTGGTCGAGGACCTGACCCGCGAGGTCCCGACGCTCAAGACCTTCGTGACGCTCTCG from Methylobacterium radiotolerans JCM 2831 includes the following:
- a CDS encoding malonyl-CoA decarboxylase, with the translated sequence MAAISFFGDLLQTISERGRDLIGIGRGDMGSRASAGDLVKLCEDLISRRGEASGVALARLILDRYASFGQAERHAFLRAIALDFDADHAAVDEAIAAYRAAPSRARLGSLHEAAEPRSQELIRRLNLARGGTLSLVRMREDLFDLRRALRAGDEADPALMDAVDSLDCDFEHLFASWFNRGFLVLRHIDWTTPAHILEKIIRYEAVHAISGWDDLRARIEPPDRRCFAFFHPALADEPLIFVEVALTDQIAPAIAPILSQERKPLQPHAATTAVFYSISNCQKGLAGVTFGNFLIKQVVEDLTREVPTLKTFVTLSPVPGFAAWLARERRADSPQGLLPEDVETLRALDDPAWPADKARAETVRRALIPAAAAYFLRAKNERGRPLDPVARFHLGNGARLDRINFLGDTSKKGLAQSHGLMVNYLYDLAAIERNHETYANLGTVVAAPAVTRELRAKLPPPRAVVLAEA
- the cobD gene encoding threonine-phosphate decarboxylase CobD; this translates as MDHSVWSVPAREVAPIAHGGDLGGLRQAFPDAPEPWLDLSTGINPVPYRVPALEASAWTRLPEAAEVRALREAAAAAYGAPDADHVVPAPGTQILIETLPRLLAPTEVAVVGPTYAEHAAAWARAGHAVAEVAGVDALGQARAAVLVDPNNPDGRTHPLAERRALAAALNRRGGLLVADEAFADLEPVESLCPHVAAPDSAPGLVVLRSFGKTYGLAGLRLGFAVAEPGTAARIAEALGPWAVSGPALAIGRAALSDAGWRAEAARARAADAGRLDRMIARAGGRVVGGTCLFRTADFPDGPDLYRRLAASGIAVRRFAGRPERLRFGLPPDRAGWCRLSRVLR
- a CDS encoding MFS transporter; translated protein: MTTPLDAKARLGLTLIAGGAVANIYYNQPLLGLIVAEFGDRAALWVPTTALVGYGLGIVGLVPLGDALPRRALIVGQCLGLALALLAVGLAPNLACLALAHLVVGVLSCAAQQAVPFAAELAPDASRGRIVGQVMTGLLTGILLARTASGFLGAHLGWRPVFLVASVLALAMAGIARATLPHTVQTHPLRYRALMLSILHLARSQPVLRTASLSQALLFAGFNAFWATLALLVEGPPFGLTAAGAGLFGVIGVCGAFVAPISGRFTDRRGAKPVVLGGSLLVALSFAVLWAGGTWSLAAVALGVLLIDIGMNGALIANQTRAYALVPGARGRINTVLFTTLFVFGALGAYAGSQAFLLVGWPGVCAVGLAFSALAVIVAARDPHPPGARPT